ACTGAGTAGATTAGACTGAATAATCTGCCTCCAAACATTACCTTCGGCCTCAGAGATCGTGACTTTACCCGAAGGCTCACCTTGCTCATTTGTTAAAGCAATCCAGGTATCTACTAAACCAACAGAGGCATTATTTTCTAAGTGCGCTACCTGCTTTTCTAATTTTGTACGCTCCCAGAAATCATCTGCATCTAGAAAAGCAATGTACTCTCCTTTAGCTAAAGAAATTCCTTGATTACGGGCTGCGGAAACGCCTTGATTTGTTTGTGTAATGAGTTGCAGTCGAGGTTCTATAGTTTGAATTTGAGCAGCCCACTGTTTGATCTCATCCGAACTACCATCATCCACAATTAGAATTTCGAAACTGGCAAAGGTTTGTCGTAAGACACTTTCCACTGCTTGTGGAAGATAATCCATTGCATTGTAGGCTGGGATAATTACAGAAACCTTGGGCATAAAGTTTGCACTCATTACCTTCAATGAAAACTCATCAAGCTAAACCTTAAAATCCTGCTGCTTAAAGATTAGAGTGTAAACAGTTTTTGCGTAGAGATCATAGCCTTGGCTATACATGAAGTTGGCGATCGCAGATGAGGTGTTTCGATTAATTGACGTTATATCTAAGTCCTCAACTAATACAACTTTTGGTCTGTATTTCTGCCAATCGTTAGACTTCAAAACTTGATAATCTAAGCCTTCTACATCAACATTTATAAAATCTATACTTTGGGTATTAGGCAAATATTGATCTAAAACTTCAGCCAAGGTAGATGTTTCCAGTTCTGTTTCAGAAACAACTTTTACTTCTGTACCATCTCCAACTGTAATTCCATCTCTTTCAGCAGAGAGCTCTTTAGAAAATCCATTAAAATTGGACAAATTAAAACTGTAATAAGTCAAAACTTGTTTACTATCCGAAATTGGAATTTCTAAATTAATATCTTTTGGTCTCAGTTGGTTAAAGGCTGCCATACTACCTGGCATAGCATCAAGGTTTATGCCTTGCCAACCCTGAAGATAAAAATAGTATGTATTGGACAAGCATTGTGGATGAAATGCACCAATATCTACAAAAAAGCCACTTTTTCGGTTTTCAAAGATACGAGCCAGGATCATATCTTCTCCCTCTTGTGAATAAGACGGCCTATAGCCATCCGGCTGCTTGGGAACCACCTTGTGATAAAGGGCAGCTGCTTTACGTTTATAAGGTCTCAAAACATTCTTTAAGGTTGTGATCATCGGTTAGGCACCCAATGCAACTTACTATCGAAGCTAGTATCATTCTTAAAGCGAGGCAAAACACGATGATAGCAACTATGCCACTTCCGTTAACAACTGCTTCATCGACTGGGCAGCAGCTTTCCAGTTCAAGCGAGATTGATACTCATTGAATGAGGAGTAAGCAAGCTGTTTATACTCCTCGTATTTCGTCATGAGAGAGATTACATAGGTGCAATATTCTGAAATCTCCGCATCTAGGGCAAAGGTTTTTCCATTAAAGCCATCCCTAATTACAGTGGTCATCCCTCCCACTTTTGATGCCAAACAAGGAACTCCAAAAGAATTTGCTTCACAAAGAACGTGACCAAATGTTTCTGCTCTAGATGGCAAAATCAAGAAATGAGATTCACAGAATAGCTGGTTGAGTTGTTGCAATCCTTTTTCTGTATATTTGTCAACAAAACCAATTGTTTTTACAAAATCAGGTAGAGGTTCAGTTGTAATGGGTTGGCATCCGACCAGAAGCAGCTCGGTCTTTAATCCCCTCCTATTTAATTCCTTGGCAACTTCAAGGGCAACATCTCCGCCTTTACGAAACCACTCAAGACCGATAAACAATAACTTACAAGGTTGAGCTGCCCTAGCATCAACGATATTTTTGATATCTTCATGGGTTCTATCACACTTGATGTTTGCCCCCCAAGGAATAATCCTAATCTTAGACTCTGCAATTCCATAGGTTTGGATCGCAGTTTGAGCGGCCCACTCCGATAAAAACACTACTCTTTCACATCGTTCTAATGATGCTTTTTCTAGCGCACAGATATTTCTTCTGGTCTCATTACAAAGATTCTTAAATGTAGGATAGGCATTAATCACCCATTGAAATGTTGCATCTGTCCAAAGAACAATGGGTTGTTTGCAGTCTAGGTAGGAGAATGGCAAAGCATTTTCTGGACATAGCACTATATCCGAGTTGAATTCAGAGAGCTTTCTAGAAACTTTGGACGCATACTCTTGCAGGACTAATGGCTCTGCCCAACTTTCATAAACTCTTTTAAGAACTTTGTAATAAAACTTTTTCTTAAAAGTAGTAATGAGCCTATTTTCCTTTTGATCTAAAGGACCTAGGTAATCCAGCAAGACTGATTCACTTTCTAAATTCTTTGCTAGATGATGACCTGCGCCAAAAAGGCCAAATAGCTCTTTCGGCCAACTCGACTCATCTAAAGCATCATAGGTAGTTAGATAGCCCAGTCGTAACACCATCAGTTATGCTCCTTGGATCATGATTCGTAAGTGATGAGCGAAATCAAACTAAAAGCAATGTTAGACAGCGATTTTTTGCTTAGGTAAAATTTGTTGATTCATAGTCTTGAGCAACACTGCTTCAATCCCATTCACCATGCTATCTAAGCTAAATCTACTCGCCATATGTTCGCGGCATCTCTGACCCAACTGGGGATCTTTCTCTTTCCAATCCAAGTTTTGCTGTAATACTTTGGCTAACTCTTGAGCATTCCCAGGTTCGAAAAGTTGAGCTTGGAATTCTCCCGTCAAAATTTCTGGAATCCCTCCGATTTGACTCGCCACCACAGGAGTTCCACAGGCCATTGACTCAATCACAACTCTGCCGAAAGGTTCTGACCACAAGCTCGGAACAACAGTGACATCACTGGTTTGATACAAAGTTGCAGTATTGGTTAAGTGTCCTAAAAAGCTAACCCGCTGTTCTATACCCAAATCTTTCGCTAGTTGCTTCAGAGACTGTAGATATTGCTCTCCCGACTCAGAACAAAGGTCTCCAATTTCAGGATTAAAGTGAATTAATGGTTTGCCTGCAATTAATAGCTTGATATTGACTCCTCGATCCGCCAGTAGAGCAGATGCTTTAATCAAAACTTCTAAACCTTTAGGTTTATCTATTCTGCCGACATAGCCAATAACTTTGACATCTTCAGCAATATCTTGCTCCTCTCTCAAAGCTAAGCTATTAGCAACAGGTCTAAACTTCATCAAGTCAGTGCCGTTATAGACGACGTCAATTTTTTCCTTGGCAATCCCCTCCTGAAGCCAATCATTCTTAGTTTGGTCTGAAACTGCGACAAACTGATTAACTCGCTTCAAAGCAATGCGCCTTTGATAATTAAATTCCAGCGGGGGGAGTTGCAGATAGCAAACAAAAGGGAGTGATCTAAAGCTAGAGAGTAGACAGCCGAAAAAACTAGAATAGTAGTCATTGCTGAAGACAACAGTATCTTGCTCTATGGGAATCTCTCGAATACTGTTTAAGCCAGAAATGAAAGTAAGAGTTTCTTTGAGTTTTCGTCGATCAAAACCATAGCTATTGACCTTAGTTAGAGAACTGCAAAAAGATTGATATTTCTCTAATAGATCCCCCTCTTTGATGTAAACCAGGCTAATACGATGACCTCGCTGAAATAAACCGTGACAAATCTCAAGCAAGTTTAATTCTTGCCCACCTCGACGGGAAGAAAGTTCATTTTCTAGAGCAATCACATGCATAAATTAATGTTCCTCTTGCTACGGGATTAACCTTTTGAAAGTTGGTAAGTTTTGAGAACTACCCTACTTGGCCCATCTCATATTGCATTTGGTGATATTTCCAGAGCTTGCCGCGTTGTTCTAGCAATTCTTGGTAAGTGCCCTGTTCTACAATCCTTCCTTGTTCCAAGACTACGACTTTGTTAGCCCGAACAATGGTCGAGAGTCTATGCGCGATCGCAATTACCGTGCGACCTGTAGATAGTTTCTCTAAAGACTCCTGAATCAAGCGCTCTGAAAGCGAGTCAAGCGCACTCGTAGCTTCATCCAAAATCAAAATTTCTGGGTTGCGGAGGAGTGCCCGTGCGATCGCTAGCCTTTGTCGTTGACCACCAGAGAGACGCACTCCGCGATCGCCTAGTTGGGTATCAAAGCCTGCTGGCATCTCTTGAATAAACTCTAGAGCATTGGCAAATTTAGCCGCTTCCCAAATTGCTGCTTCATCCACATTCTCTAAACCGTAGGCAATGTTGTTACGGATAGAAGTGTTGAAGATAAACGTATCTTGACTCACTACCGCGATATGACGGCGCACTGAGTTAAGCTCAAACTCTCGCAGATCTACACCATCGACCAAGACTTTGCCTTGGGTAGGATCATAAAAACGAGGTAACAAGTCAACCAGTGTAGTTTTTCCAGCACCTGAGGCCCCGACTAAGGCGGTCATTTCTCCTCGCTTAATCGCCAGCGTCACATTCTGAAGCACTAACTGAGCAGACTCATAACCAAAGTCAACAGAAACTAGTTCGATCGCCTTCTTGAGTCCAGTGAACTCTCGAACTCCATTAGATAAATATGGTTTGTTATCAGTCCGTAGAAGCTCCTTAATATTGTCTAGGGAACCTCGGAAGCTACTGATCATGGCACGGTTACCATTAATTTCATGAACTGCGGGTACTAGACGAAACAAGATAAATAGAAAGGTGAGCAAAGAAGCTGTTTGCATTGTGCCATTGGCGACAAATACAGTCAGAGCCACGATGATCATGCCAACCAAAATGGTGGTGGCCAAACCTTCTGCTAAAGGCCGTACGATCGCCCAGCCGATGACCGCTTTGGTTCCCGCGTCCACAATTTCATCACTGGCTCGATAGAAGCGTTTACGCTCAAAATCTTGAGTTGCAAAAGCTTGAACCGTGCGAATTCCATTAATAAATTCCATCGCTACAGATGTAAATTTACCGTTGGCTTCGGAAACTGGAAAACTCGCTTCTCGAACTCGCTTATTTAATGTCGAGAGTCCTACACCTAGCAAAACAAATAACAGTACTGAGGTGACGGAGAGTTGCCAAGAAATGCGGAAGATGATTACCACATAGACTAAAAGCGTCAAGCCTTTAGTCATAATGAAGGCAGTCAGGTTAAACACTTGTCTGAGCCGACCAATCTCTCCGGTAATGCTATTCAGCAGTTCACCAGAATGAGACTTGCTGAAATAGCTCAAACTCAAAGCTTGCCACTGTTCAAAAATGCGCTTGTGTAAGCGATTGACCAGATGCATTTGAGCCATTTCTGTATAGACATAGGTCAGATAGTTAAATCCTGCCCGCAGCCAAGTTGACAATAAGATTAGGCCAGAGACCCGAAACAGGCGGCTTGTTTCCGATGTGTTAACTCCTAAAACCCAGATATCAAACCAGTTAATTCCTGTTCTGAACGGCTCAGCATTGGGGTTGACTAAATTCTGCAAGAATGCCAACAAGAAGCCTAGCCCGAATCCCTCAAAGGCTGCCGATAAGAGCGAGAAGACGACAGCTAAAATTGCGATTTGTGGAAAGTATTGAAACTCCCGGAGAATTAACTCGTTCTCTTTCCAAAAGCTCGTTGCTTTTAACAGGTGACGAAGAAATGCTGGAAGCTTTAACTGCATTATTTTCTGGTTAGGTAAAAGTTGTCACGCCCAAGAAAAGATCATTGTTAGCTTCTCCCCATTCCTTCTGCTGGGGGAGGGGTAACCCAAGCGGAGGAATGGGGAATTGCCTAGACTTCACTCTTCTTAGTAAGCGCCAAAACCGGACAGCACTTTAGGAACGGTCAGTAGGAGAATCTTCAAGTCTTTCCAA
The window above is part of the Trichocoleus desertorum ATA4-8-CV12 genome. Proteins encoded here:
- a CDS encoding FkbM family methyltransferase, whose protein sequence is MITTLKNVLRPYKRKAAALYHKVVPKQPDGYRPSYSQEGEDMILARIFENRKSGFFVDIGAFHPQCLSNTYYFYLQGWQGINLDAMPGSMAAFNQLRPKDINLEIPISDSKQVLTYYSFNLSNFNGFSKELSAERDGITVGDGTEVKVVSETELETSTLAEVLDQYLPNTQSIDFINVDVEGLDYQVLKSNDWQKYRPKVVLVEDLDITSINRNTSSAIANFMYSQGYDLYAKTVYTLIFKQQDFKV
- a CDS encoding glycosyltransferase family 4 protein → MVLRLGYLTTYDALDESSWPKELFGLFGAGHHLAKNLESESVLLDYLGPLDQKENRLITTFKKKFYYKVLKRVYESWAEPLVLQEYASKVSRKLSEFNSDIVLCPENALPFSYLDCKQPIVLWTDATFQWVINAYPTFKNLCNETRRNICALEKASLERCERVVFLSEWAAQTAIQTYGIAESKIRIIPWGANIKCDRTHEDIKNIVDARAAQPCKLLFIGLEWFRKGGDVALEVAKELNRRGLKTELLLVGCQPITTEPLPDFVKTIGFVDKYTEKGLQQLNQLFCESHFLILPSRAETFGHVLCEANSFGVPCLASKVGGMTTVIRDGFNGKTFALDAEISEYCTYVISLMTKYEEYKQLAYSSFNEYQSRLNWKAAAQSMKQLLTEVA
- a CDS encoding glycosyltransferase family 4 protein, with the protein product MHVIALENELSSRRGGQELNLLEICHGLFQRGHRISLVYIKEGDLLEKYQSFCSSLTKVNSYGFDRRKLKETLTFISGLNSIREIPIEQDTVVFSNDYYSSFFGCLLSSFRSLPFVCYLQLPPLEFNYQRRIALKRVNQFVAVSDQTKNDWLQEGIAKEKIDVVYNGTDLMKFRPVANSLALREEQDIAEDVKVIGYVGRIDKPKGLEVLIKASALLADRGVNIKLLIAGKPLIHFNPEIGDLCSESGEQYLQSLKQLAKDLGIEQRVSFLGHLTNTATLYQTSDVTVVPSLWSEPFGRVVIESMACGTPVVASQIGGIPEILTGEFQAQLFEPGNAQELAKVLQQNLDWKEKDPQLGQRCREHMASRFSLDSMVNGIEAVLLKTMNQQILPKQKIAV
- a CDS encoding ABC transporter ATP-binding protein/permease, with product MQLKLPAFLRHLLKATSFWKENELILREFQYFPQIAILAVVFSLLSAAFEGFGLGFLLAFLQNLVNPNAEPFRTGINWFDIWVLGVNTSETSRLFRVSGLILLSTWLRAGFNYLTYVYTEMAQMHLVNRLHKRIFEQWQALSLSYFSKSHSGELLNSITGEIGRLRQVFNLTAFIMTKGLTLLVYVVIIFRISWQLSVTSVLLFVLLGVGLSTLNKRVREASFPVSEANGKFTSVAMEFINGIRTVQAFATQDFERKRFYRASDEIVDAGTKAVIGWAIVRPLAEGLATTILVGMIIVALTVFVANGTMQTASLLTFLFILFRLVPAVHEINGNRAMISSFRGSLDNIKELLRTDNKPYLSNGVREFTGLKKAIELVSVDFGYESAQLVLQNVTLAIKRGEMTALVGASGAGKTTLVDLLPRFYDPTQGKVLVDGVDLREFELNSVRRHIAVVSQDTFIFNTSIRNNIAYGLENVDEAAIWEAAKFANALEFIQEMPAGFDTQLGDRGVRLSGGQRQRLAIARALLRNPEILILDEATSALDSLSERLIQESLEKLSTGRTVIAIAHRLSTIVRANKVVVLEQGRIVEQGTYQELLEQRGKLWKYHQMQYEMGQVG